Genomic DNA from Rhodothermales bacterium:
CCACCGGCACCGAGCGTGGAACGCGATTCGACGCCCATGCCGCCCGCGAGGACGACGAGGACTGCCACCGGATCTGGACCGGCACCAGCGCGAAGATCGATCTCGAACTCGAGAAGCGCGCCGACAAGCCGTACCCGTCCATTGGCTCCGCGGTGACCTTCACGCTGGACCTTACCAACAAGGGAACCACCGACGCCACGGGTGTGATGGTGACCGACTACCTGCCGCAGGGCCTCAGCTACGTCTGGGACACCGCGACCACGGGGCCGGGCATCACGTTCAACCCCAGCAAACTGACATGGACGATCGCTTCGGTCTCGCCGGGGCAGACCATCCAGCTCTCGCTGAAGGCGAGCGTGAATCAGTCCGGCGAGTGGACCAATTACGCCGAGGTCTGGGACGCAGACCAGAAAGATGTGGACTCGCAGACCGGCGACGAACGCGGCACACCGTTCAATCCGCACGCCACGCGTGAGGATGACGAGGCCGAGGCCAGCGTCTGGGTGGGTCAGCCGCCTGCAACGGACGCGCTCTGCTACGTGATCGCGGACAACGACGGTCATGGCTTCGACAACCGTGACGTGATCTCCAAACTGACCTCACAGGGCAGAGTGGAGAGCATCATCGGTCGGACCGGTACCCTGATGATCGAATCCATGGCGTTCAACCCATGGACCGGCCAGCTCTACGCGGCCGACGCCAACGAACTGGGCGTGATCAACGTGCATACCGGTCGGTACACGACCATCGGCGAGTTCGGCTTCGGAGAAGGCTGGTTGGCCAACGGCGAGTACCGCACCCGCGGTCTGCTCGACGCGGACGGCCTGGCCTTCGACGCGCTCACCGGCGATCTCTGGGCCAGCAGCCGCAAGACCGGCGAGCCGGATCTGCTCTTCAAGGTCGACCCAGCCACGGGCGCCCATGTGCCGGAAGCCTTTGGTCCCGGGAAGGACTTCATCTCCATCCTGACGAACAACGGGCTGAACGACATCGACGACATCGCGATCGATCCGACCAACGGTGTGCTCTACGCGATCAACAACGAAGGCGGCACCAACAGCCGACTCGTCACGATCGACAAGCAGACCGGCTGGATCACTGAGATCAAGACGCTGCCTATCGGCAACATCGAGGGACTCGACTTCTTCGGCGACGGCACGCTCTACGCGACCGCCGGTGAGGGCGACGAGGCCATCGTCATCATCGACAAGGCCACGCTCAGCACGCAGATCGTGACGTCGATCGGCAACGGTCGCAACCGCGACTATGAGGCCATTGCCTGCCTGACCACTCCGACCAACAAACTCCGTATCACGGTGTTTGAGGACCTGGACGACGACGGGCAGCAGACCGGCATCGAAGTCCCGCTCACGGGCGTTGACATCGAGCTGTTCAGGGATGTGGATGGCGATGGGCTCATCGGCAGTGACGACCCGCTGGTCCGCACGGGGCTCTCCGACAGCAATGGCGAGGTCGAATTCCAGACGGCTGCTACCGGCAACTTCGTGTACCGGATGGCAGGCGGGTTCGTCCGCGGCGTGGGTCTCCAGACGGCGACCGGCCTCGAAGGCTTCGGCCTGACGGCACGGGCCTACATGGGCATCGGCGCATCGACAGCCACGTCCACAGACGGAGATACCGAGGTTCCGGTCGAGTACGCGCTGCACAGCAACTACCCGAACCCGTTCAACCCGGTCACCACGATCACCTTCGACTTGCCGGCTACCGAGCATGTCACCCTTGCGGTGTACGATGTCCTCGGTCGCCAGGTGGCGGTCCTGGTTGACGGCCTCACGCAGGCAGGTCAGCATCAGGTGCGCTTCAACGGCAAACGCTTCGCCAGCGGTACCTACATCTACCGCATGTCGACGGCTACGAAGACCTTCACGCACACCATGGTGCTCGTGAAATAGAAAAGCTGCTCCACCCCTCACAGGGGCATAAAGGGCCGGCCGGGAATTCCCCGGTCGGCCTTTTTTGTTTGTCTCAATCCGGCGGAATTCTGTTGCCGTAATCGGACGGGGCGGGTTGACCGATGGGCGCATCTGCACGTCCGCCAGACGCTACGCGTGCCCGCACACCGACCTGCAGAGTCGGAGTGGTTGCAGGCGCCGTCGGTTCTGATTCAGACGTGTCGCCCGCGTCCGATTTGTGCTACCGGATCTGCCGAAATCAGTCTTTTTCGGCTCTTCGAATACTTTTGCCCGCCCCGTTAAGGAAAGGACCAGCCGCCTCCTTTGAGCGCAATCCTCCCTTACCGAGATGCACACCTTTTCTTCAGGTCGACTCCCCTTTGACGGACCCGGTCTTGCCGCAGCACTGCTGGCAACGCTGCTCGCAATCCTGGTTCCGAACGCAACGGCCCAGTTCTTCGACACTCCCCCAGTGGACGTCGCAGGCACCTATCTGACCTCCCTGGCCTGGGGGGACTATGACGGTGACAATGATCCGGACCTTCTCCTTGCCGGTTGCACCGGCGACTTCTGCATGTCGCCCCTCACCAAGCTGTACCGCAACGACGGCGGCACCCTGGTTGAGGTGCCGGCCCCCTTCAAGGCGGCCGGAGCCGGCGTCGTGCGATTCGTGGACCTTGACGGCGACGATGACCTCGACGTGTTCGTATCCGGGTTCGCGGGACTGTGGGGCGCACACACCACGATTTATCGCAATGACGGAGGGAGCTTCTCCCAGCTGACCACGCTGAAGGGCATGCTGGGCGCGGCCGCAGACTTTGCCGACTACGACGGCGACGACGACCTGGACCTCGTGCTGTCGGGGTGCACCATGCTGAGCACGGCAGGGATGACGTGCACCTCACCGGAGACCATTCTGTACGAAAACGAAGGTGACGGCACCTTCTGGGCACCAGCTACGCCTTGGCTGGCCCAGCTTGCCGTCGGATCGGTCTCCTTTCAGGATATCGACGGAGACAACCTCCCGGACCTGCTTCTCACGGGCGTCGACTCCTCCAACGACCCGCACACGGTGGTCTACCGCAACGCCCCTCAGGGCACCTTCACCGAGATTCCGGTCGGCCTGACGGATTTCGCCGCGGGCCAAGTGGCCTGGGCCGATGTGGACGGTGATTCCAGGCCGGATCTCGCGCTGAACGGATGCACCGACTCCTCCTGTACGGTCGGCGGTGCAGTCTACCGCAACACCTCCACGGTCGGCGCCTTCTCCTTCTCCCTGGAGACCAACATTCCCGGCACGGCGTCCGGCAGCCTGGATGCCGCCGATGTCGACCGGGATGGCGAGGTCGATCTGATTCTCACCGGATGCTCGGATCTGGACCTCAATGCCATGACCTGCTCCACGCCGGTTTCGAGCCTGCTCCTTGGAGACGGCGCGTTTGGGTTTGTGGATGCCGGGGAGAGCCTCGTCGGCCTCGGCCTGTCCGACGCTGAATTGGCCGACTTCAACAACGACGGCAAACTTGATCTGGCCCTCGGCGGCACGACCTCCGACCCGGATGAGATCTGGGGCATCGAGGGACTGGTCTACACAGGTATCGGGGGCCCGGACCCAAGCGCATTCACCAGCGCCCAGATTCTGGACGGACTCTACCTCGCATCGCTCGATTGGGGCGACTACGACGGTGACGGCGACCTCGATCTTGTTGTCGCAGGCTGCGTCGACGCACTGTGCAACACGGCTGAAACCACGCTGTACCGCTACACCGGCAGCGGCTTTGTCGACTCCGGTATCGCGCTGGACGGTGCCGGCGGCGGCGTGGTCAAGTTCGCCGACCTGGACGGTGACAACGACCTGGACCTGTTTGTGTCCGGCTCCAAAGGCATCATCATGGGCGCGCACGCCACCGTCTACGAGAACGAAGCCGGCGGCTTCTGGCCGCAGTCGTCGCTAGGCGCCTTCATTGGTACCGCCGTGGCATTCGGCGATGTCGACAACAACGGCACCATAGACATGGCCGTGTCCGGCTGCACGGACATCGACGTCATGAACATGGTGTGCAACGCAGCCGTGTCCCGCATTTACCAGAACGATGGCGACGCGAATTTCACCGATGCCGCGGCGGGCCTGACGCAACTGTCCATCGGCTCGCTGGCGTTGCTGGATCGCGAAAACGACGGTGACCTGGACCTGCTTCAGACCGGCATTGATGCCGGAGGAACGCCCACCACCATTCTTTATGACAATGTCGGCGGCACCTTCACCGATTCCGGAGAAGTGCTGCCCGATTTCGCCGGCGGAGACGTGGCCGTCGCCGATCTCGACTACGACGGCGACTTTGATCTGCTGCTCAGCGGCTGCCGCGATGCCAGCTGCTCCACGCCGGGCGTGAACATGCTGCTCAATCAGGGCAACGGCACCTTCGTCGCAAGCCCCGAAGAAGCCGAGCTGTTTGCCAATGCGGGCGGTTCCATAGACACGGGTGACTACAACAACGACGGCGCCATCGACATCCTCATCACGGGGTGCATGACGCTGGATCTTGCCAAATCCGACTGCTGGGGCCCGGCCACCAAGCTATACGACGGTGATACCGGCGTCGCCGGTGAGATTGCCCTCTCGACAGAAGTACTGACCCCGGTTGGCATCTCCGATGCCCAATTCGGCGACTATGACAACGACGGCAAGCTGGATATCGCGCTTGTAGGGACGACCTCAGACCCCAACGCGGTCGACGGGCGCCATCTGGAGATCTACCACGGTCATGCTGCCGCTGTGAACGTGCGTCCGAATCCGCCGCTCGCGCCGCTGGTAGCCGTAATAGGGGACGAGGCCACCGTGACCTTCCTGTCTCCCACGCCAGATGACTGGACCCCGACTGATGCCCTCTCCTACAATCTGCGGGTAGGCACTACCCCCGGCGGCACGGACGTTCTCTCCCCCATGGCTTTGGTCGACGGTCAGCGCCTGGTCGCCGAGTGGGGCAACATCCAGCAGAACCAGCAGTGGACCCTGGAGAATCTGCCGGCAGGCACGTACTACATGGCCGTTCAGGCGATCGATCAGGCCTACGCCGGGTCCCGCTTCTCGAATGAGCGAGCCTTTATTGTCGAACCCGTCGCCCGCTTCGTCGATCTGACCGTAGACAAGACCGTGCGCAACGTGCCGAATGACCCGGACGGCTTCGTGCCGGGCGAAGAGGTGCTGTTCGACATCCGCGTATCCAGCGCCAACCTGGCCGGCGCAGAGACGGTGACGACCGTCATCGTTGACGACATCCTGCCGGCCGGTCTCACCTACGTGCCCTTCTCGGCCACAACCGGGCCCGGCATCACGTTCAACACCGTGACGCACACCTGGACCATCGACGCGATCGAGCCGGGCGAGACGGTGGAGTTGGGCATCCGCGCGGTTGTCGATGCGTGGGTGGTCAGCGACCTGGAAAACTGCGCCGAGATCTGGGACTACGACGAGCACGAGCTCATCGAGAATCTGTCCGGACTGGCCGGCGCCCTGCCGGGCGGTGCCCTGGACCCGATCACCAATCCGGCCGACGCCGAAGGCGACCAGGACTGCACCACGGTGCGCATCCGCGGCCGACAGGACAAGATTGATCTGGAGCTGAGCAAGGCGGCCGACCCGTCCTCAGCTGTGGTCGGCGACGTTGTCGAGTTCACGCTGACGCTGACCAACTCATCGGCCGATGGGCCGGTCATTCCGGCGACCAACATCATCGTTCGCGACTACCTGCCGGGCTCCATGTCCTACGTCTGGGATACCGCCACCTCGCCCGCCGACGACAATCGTGTGGTAAGCGTGGATCAGAATTCCCTGACCTGGGTGGTGTCCGACCTCGCGTCGGATGAATCCATCACCCTCTCCTTCCAGGCCGTCGTCAATCAGACCGGTACGCATGTCAATGCCGCCGAGGTCTGGGACGTCGACCAGGTGGGCCTGGACCATGATTCGCAGACCGGCGAAGAGGGCGGCGCCTACGATCCCAATGCGCAGAACCAGGACGACGAGGCCGAAGCCTCCGTTGAGGTGCGTCCTGTCGCCAAGAAGGCCGACCTCAGTCTGACCAAAACTGTGAGCCACGCCACACCCAATGTGGGCGACGAAATCACGTTCACCGTGACGGTCACCAACACCGGCGCGGCCACTGAAGGCGTCATCATTCGCGATGAGCTCGTGGACGGCTCGGCCTGCTTCTCCCACAACTCGTCCGGGCTCGCCTTCTCGAAGGGCATGCTGGCCGTCGAGTCCGGCGGGGCCTATCGCTGGATCGTGGACGTCGCAGCGGCAGCCAGCGAGACGTTCCGCATCACCGGCTGGGTGACGTGCAAGAACGCATTCCGCAACGAGGCAGAAATCGTGGACTCCGGCACTCTGGAAGATGCCAGCCAGGGCAATGACTGGGCAGCGGCTTCCGTGGATCCGGTTCATGTGCCCGCAGGCAAGGCAGACCTGAGCCTCAGCAAGAGCGTCTCCAATGCCTACCCGAACGTCGGAGACGAGATCACCTTCACGGTGACCGTCAAGAACGACGGTGAAGCCACCACCGGCGTGGTCGTGAAGGACATCTTCGACGACAGCTACGGATGCTTCTCCTATACCACCTCGGGGATCGGGATTTCCAAAGGCGCCGTGACGCCGCACAGCAACTCCACCATCGAGTGGACCCTGGATCTTGCCGCCTACGCCCAGGAGACGCTGACGATCACGGGCTGGGTGGGGTGCGATACCCCGTTCACCAACAACGCCGAGATCACTGACAGCGGCTCCAAAGAGGACAAGAGCGCCGGCAATGACTGGGCCTCCGTAACGGTAGACCCCAAAGGCACGCTGCCTCCGCCTTCAGACGCTCTGTGCTACCTGATCGCCGACAATGACGCCGAGCATCAGCCCTCGCACGACGTGCTGACGGTGCTTTACGCAGGCGCCACGCAGGACGTCAAAGTGGCGTTCACAGGCACGTCCATGATCGAAGCGGCTGCGTTCAACCCGTGGAACCGCAAGCTCTACGCCGCCGACGCGCGTTCGCTGGGCATCGTCGATCTGAACACCGGGCACTACCAGAAGATCGGCGAGTTCGGAAGTGGCTGGGGCGTAAACCACCACGGCCAGCGCGTGGAGCGCGGCTTCCTGGACGTCGATGGGCTCGCGTTCGATCCCTACAGCTCGGATCAGCTTTTCGGCACCGTTCGGAAAACCGGCGAACCCGACCTCCTGATTCGCATCGACCCGGCAACCGGCAAGGCCGTCAAGGGCGCGTTCGGGCCTGGCCAGGACTTTGTGACCATTCAGGGTGTGCATGGGCTCACCGACATCGACGACATCGCCATCTCGCCCTGGGACGGCACGCTGTACGCAATCAACAACCGGGACGGGCAGCACAGCCGCCTCGTGACCCTCGACCGGCACACGGGCCGTGCACTCAAGGTGCTCGATCTACCGCTGGGCAACGTCGAAGGACTGGCCTTCTACGGAGACGGCACCCTCTACGGGACGGCTGGTGAAGGACATGAGTCGATCGTGATCATCGACCTCAACACGCGTAAGGCCACCGTGCAGGCGGGCCTCGGAGCCGGCGGACGTGACTACGAGTCCATCGACTGCCTCACCAACGGCACGAACCGCCTCTCCGCCATGTACTACCAGGATCTCAATGGTGACGGCATCTTCCAGGTCGGAGAAACCCCGGCCGCCCAGCGCGTGGTGCAACTCATGCGTGATGTAGACGGAGACCGCACGGGCGATGTGGTTGTTGCCGAGACACACACAGACGCCTCCGGAAATGCCGTCTTCGAACCGGCAGCCACCGGCGATTTTGTCCTGAAGCTCGTGGAAGGCGGAGAGTCCGCCGCATCGGTCGTCGGATTCGGTGGTCAGGTGGAGGTCGGGCAACTGGCTCTTGCAGCCACCTCGACCTCAAGCGAGTCCTTGAGCGAGGTCCCGGGTGGCTTCCGCATCGAGGGCAACTATCCCAACCCGTTCAATCCGCAGACGACCATTGCCTTCGACATCGCTGAGACCGCAAGGGTCAGACTGGCGGTCGTCGACATGCTCGGCCGCGAACTGGCGGTGCTGGTCGACGGCCAGGTGTCCGCAGGACGGCACACCGCCGTGTTCGATGCCGGCAACGTGCCCAGCGGCGTCTACCTGGTACGCATGTCGACTGCAGAACACACGCTGACGCACTCGATGACACTCATCAAATAGTCTCTTGGCCGTGTAACGGCCCGTCTTGAGAGCCTCAGGGCCGGTCGGGATCTTCCCGACCGGCCCTTTTTTTTGTCCGACAGCCACACGCGCCCGGCAGTCGTGCTCGCGTCGCCGTTTACCGCAGCAAGAGGAATCCGCGCAAACCATGCAGGTTGGGCCGAGTCCAACTCCCGCACCTGAAGGTTTTTTAGCATGAAGCGCTCCCTCGTCGCCACCGCGCTCCTTTTGTCCGCGTGCGCAGCGCCGCAACCCGATCTCGTCATCCGCAATGCCCAGGTCCTCGATGTGGACACGGGCGAACTCACCAGTGCTTCGGTGGTCGTTCGAGACGGTGTTATCAGCGAGGTGAGTCCCTCGTGGTCCGGCATCGCTGATACCGAGGTGGATGCTGAAGGCCGCGTGCTGATCCCCGGGCTCGTCGACGCACACACCCATGTGGACCACCCCGACGAATTGAACCTGTATCCGGCGTTCGGGGTGACAGGCGTCATGGTGCTTCGGGGCTTCCCGAACCACCTGACGTGGCGCTCCGAGATTGAAGAAGGCACCCGGTTCGGCCCGCGCATGTTCTTGACCGGCGACTACATGGACGGCTACCCACCCTGGATGCAACCCATGTTGTCCGTGCGCGACAGCGCATCCGCCCGGGCGGCCGTGAGGCGTCAGCTCGATGCGGGCTTCGACATGATCAAGGTCTACACCCGGCTGCCGAACGAGCTGCGAGAGGCCATCGTCCAGGAGACACATGCGGCCGGCTCCTGTGTGATCGGCCACGCAGGGCCGGACACCGGGCTCGACACCCTTGTTGCGATGGGCCAGGACAACATCGCACACGGCAACGACATCAATCGCTGGTATTTCAATGACGGGGACACTGACGAGAACGTGGCGCGCACTACACAGACCATCGCCGCGGGCAGTCGGACTACGGTCACCCCGAACCTCAGCTGGACCGGAGGACTGCTGGCGCAGGGCACGAGTCTGGACAGTTTGCTGGCACGGCCGGTGGCCCGGGCCCTGCATCCCGCGATTTTGCAGCCCTTCCGACCGGCCAATAACCGGTACATCCGCAACTCGGAGGAATGGGTCCCGCAGGTGCGCGCCCGCCTGGAGGTTGAAAATGCTGTAACGCTGGCCCTGCAGGAAGCCGGTGTACCCCTGCTCGCAGGAACCGATGCGTCGACCGCAGGCGTCTTTCCGGGCGATGCGCTCCACGAGGAACTGCGCATGCTGGTAGATGCCGGGCTTACCCCACTGCAGGCGCTGCAGGCCGCCACCAGCAACGCCGGCGACTTCCTGCGACGCTGTGTGAATGATGACCTCCGAATGGGCCGCATCGCCGAGGGCTACGTGGCCGACCTCGTGCTGCTGGACGACAATCCGCTTGAGGAGATCACCCACTCTCGCTCCATAGCGGCCGTGTTCACGGACGGACAGCTGCACACCCGTGGCCAGCTGCAGGCACGCCTGGATTCGCTGAATGCGGCTTACAACCCCCTGCGCCCCGCCGTCATTGATCTGGAACAGGCGTTGTTCAGCGGCCGCACCGATCGTGCGCGTGTGCTGTTCGACTCACTGCGCACCGTGTACCCCGGGGAGATCCTTTTCAGCCAGTACACGCCCTTTTTCGTTGGTTTTGGCTACCTGTACGGCGAGAACGGCTTCAGCACGGACCCTGAACGCCTTGACGCGGCGCTCGACCTGTACAGCATGTATGCGGAGACCTATCCCGACTATCACAGCGCGCACTACCAGCTGGGCCTGACCCACCTTGCCCGTGGGGACACCGCCGCGGCCCGCTCGTCGCTCGAACAGGCAATCGCCATCCATCCTGACTATCCTGACGCCCTGGATCGACTTCAAGGACTGGATGACTAGACTGACCCCTGCGCTCCTCCTCCTGCTGGTACTGCCGGCGCGAGCAGCAGACCTGCGCATTGAAAATGTGAGGGTCGATGCGACCAATGCCGACACCTCCACGAACACGGTGAGCCTGACCTTCGACGTCTCGTGGACAGGCAGCTGGCGCACGAACACCAACCACGACGCCGCCTGGATCATCGCGCGCTTTGAGAGGGAGCCCGGAGTCTGGAGTGACCTCCGGTTTGCCGTGGACGGGCACTCGGCGCAGGGCGTGAAACTGAAGACGAGTCCGCTGTCTTCAGGTACCTCGGTGGGCCTTCTGGTGCTGGCGTCCGGTCAGGAGACCACGCAGGCCTCCGTGAGCGCTGTGTGGCATTACGGCGCGAGCGGTCTGGAGGCCCTGCCCGCACCCGCCAACGTGCGCCTCACGGGCATCGAGATGGTATTCGTTCCGCCGGGGCCGCATCTGGTAGGCAGTCCAGCGGCTACCAACGGTTTCTACGCAGCCGGATCGGAGGACGGGTTCTGGGTCACGTCGGAGGACGAGCTGGCGGTCGGCACGGGCGACCTGCACTACGACGTGCCCGAGGGCGAAGAATGGACCGGTGGTGACGGGATGGGTCCCGTGCCTGCCGCCTGGCCCAAGGGCACCGCGGGCTTCTACATCATGAAGTTTGCCGCAACGGAAGGACAGTATGCGGCCATGCTGTCCACACTGCCGACTCGCGCTCGCATGGCCCGGGACGTGTCGGCCTACCCGCAGTACCGCGAAAACGGGGGCACGATCACCTGCTATGAGTCCGACTGTGTGTCCGCGATGCAGGACAAGCATGCGGCGTTTCTGACATGGGCCGACGGCATTGCGTTCGCCTCCTGGGCCGGCCTCCGGCCGATGACGGAGTTCGAGTACGAGAAGGCCGCCTCAGGCACGCCAGACGGCGAAAAGCGGTACGACGACGGCAACCCCCCGGTAAGCGTATACACCTCCAGGCGCACCTCGGACTGGGGCGTGGTCGATATGCGCGGAGGTCTGTGGGAACGGGTGGTCACTTTGGGCAATCCGCAAGGGCGCGCCTTTGCTGGATCACCGGGTCGAGGCTTTCTGGATGAGCTGGGCCAGCCCTATGGATTCATGAATCCCGATTGGCCGGGGCCGCAGGCCATCGGAAGCGGCTTTCGAGGCGGCACCGAGGGCGTTCTCGGTCTCTCGGCGACCGCCGACCGGACCTACGGGGCCTACGAAGCCTCGTACGGCAATCAGAGCCAGGGCTTCCGCGGTGTACTCGACGTGCGATAGGAGCCCGAGGGACCCAAAAAAATCCCGGTTTGCGGGATTGTGTTGCGATTTGTCTGAAAGGCGGGTAACGGACTCGATTCTGGCCTAAAAACGCGGGTTGTGTCCGATCTGGAGCAACTCCGCGGCGTGATTCCGACGGCCCGCGACCGGCCTGTGTGACCGGTTTGTCGCATCTCCGGCCTTGACACATTTCGGACGCCCGCCCCCCTATTAGGAGTCCGCAAATCCTCACGACGGCCCCGTAATCCACATCTGGTTGCGAGAAATCGCTGCCCGGGCCGGATCCACGGAGGTTGCGCTCCGCCGACCCGCACATCACACACCCCGGCGTCCGCTGAACACATAACCGGCTGTGCTCCCCTCCGGATGAGCGCGGCCCGAATCCGCATCACAGCATGTTGGAGGACAGCTACGCCATGTATACCTCTAACCCGATCAAGACGCGTTCGCGCGCATCGATCGCCGATTTCACGGCCTGGGCGCTCTTCGCCCTGCTGCTCCTTGCCGTCGCCCTTCCGGCCGCGGCCCAGACCTCCGGAAAGGTGGACCTGGAGCTGAGCAAGGTCGTCGACAAACAGTTCGCCGCCGTCGGTGAGGACGTTGTGTACACCATCACGGTGAGCAACAAGCCCGCGCACGGCCAGGCCAACAAGGCCACGAACATCATTGTAAAGGACTACCTGCCACACGGCCTTACCGCGCTGCAGCACTCGGCCACGACGGGCGGCGAGCACGGGATCACCTTCAATCACAGCACGCTGACGTGGACGATTGAGTGGTTGAACGCAGGGCAGTCGGTAGATCTGCAGTTCAAGGCCCGCGTCAACCAGGTCGGCGAGTTCAAGAACTGCGCCGAGATCTGGGACGCCGACCAAAAGGACATCGACTCCAAGACGGGGGCGGAGGCCTATGCGGCCCTCGCCGGTTTGCATTTGGGAGAAGACGATGAGGACTGCGCCGAATTCTGGGCGGTCAACACCGGCTCGATCTCGGGCATGGTGTTCGACGACGTTAACGGAGACGGTGTCTTCAACGCGCACGAGTCCGGTCTGCTTGGATTCGAAATCGATCTGAACGAAATCGGCAACGACCACACCTGCGGCACGCACGACGACAAGGAGGTCGCCTCGGTAGACTCCGACGCAGCAGGCAACTACGCGTTCTGGGATGTCATTCCCGGCACGTACTGCGTTGAAATCGACGACATCACGATTCCCCACGGCTTTCAGCGGACGACGGAGAATCCTGTTAAGGTCAAAGTAGGTGCAGGCGAAGACGTAACCGGGATCAAGTTTGGCTTCCAGAAGCCGCGCATCGATCTCGAACTCGAGAAGGTCGTCGACAACGAGCGTCCGACGGTTGGTGACAAGGTCACGTTCACGCTGACGCTTAAGAACAACGACGTGGATGCCCACGGCAAGAAGGTGGCAACGGCCACTGCCACGGGAATCCAGGTTGCAGACTACCTCCCCCACGGTCTCACCTTCCACT
This window encodes:
- a CDS encoding VCBS repeat-containing protein, whose protein sequence is MHTFSSGRLPFDGPGLAAALLATLLAILVPNATAQFFDTPPVDVAGTYLTSLAWGDYDGDNDPDLLLAGCTGDFCMSPLTKLYRNDGGTLVEVPAPFKAAGAGVVRFVDLDGDDDLDVFVSGFAGLWGAHTTIYRNDGGSFSQLTTLKGMLGAAADFADYDGDDDLDLVLSGCTMLSTAGMTCTSPETILYENEGDGTFWAPATPWLAQLAVGSVSFQDIDGDNLPDLLLTGVDSSNDPHTVVYRNAPQGTFTEIPVGLTDFAAGQVAWADVDGDSRPDLALNGCTDSSCTVGGAVYRNTSTVGAFSFSLETNIPGTASGSLDAADVDRDGEVDLILTGCSDLDLNAMTCSTPVSSLLLGDGAFGFVDAGESLVGLGLSDAELADFNNDGKLDLALGGTTSDPDEIWGIEGLVYTGIGGPDPSAFTSAQILDGLYLASLDWGDYDGDGDLDLVVAGCVDALCNTAETTLYRYTGSGFVDSGIALDGAGGGVVKFADLDGDNDLDLFVSGSKGIIMGAHATVYENEAGGFWPQSSLGAFIGTAVAFGDVDNNGTIDMAVSGCTDIDVMNMVCNAAVSRIYQNDGDANFTDAAAGLTQLSIGSLALLDRENDGDLDLLQTGIDAGGTPTTILYDNVGGTFTDSGEVLPDFAGGDVAVADLDYDGDFDLLLSGCRDASCSTPGVNMLLNQGNGTFVASPEEAELFANAGGSIDTGDYNNDGAIDILITGCMTLDLAKSDCWGPATKLYDGDTGVAGEIALSTEVLTPVGISDAQFGDYDNDGKLDIALVGTTSDPNAVDGRHLEIYHGHAAAVNVRPNPPLAPLVAVIGDEATVTFLSPTPDDWTPTDALSYNLRVGTTPGGTDVLSPMALVDGQRLVAEWGNIQQNQQWTLENLPAGTYYMAVQAIDQAYAGSRFSNERAFIVEPVARFVDLTVDKTVRNVPNDPDGFVPGEEVLFDIRVSSANLAGAETVTTVIVDDILPAGLTYVPFSATTGPGITFNTVTHTWTIDAIEPGETVELGIRAVVDAWVVSDLENCAEIWDYDEHELIENLSGLAGALPGGALDPITNPADAEGDQDCTTVRIRGRQDKIDLELSKAADPSSAVVGDVVEFTLTLTNSSADGPVIPATNIIVRDYLPGSMSYVWDTATSPADDNRVVSVDQNSLTWVVSDLASDESITLSFQAVVNQTGTHVNAAEVWDVDQVGLDHDSQTGEEGGAYDPNAQNQDDEAEASVEVRPVAKKADLSLTKTVSHATPNVGDEITFTVTVTNTGAATEGVIIRDELVDGSACFSHNSSGLAFSKGMLAVESGGAYRWIVDVAAAASETFRITGWVTCKNAFRNEAEIVDSGTLEDASQGNDWAAASVDPVHVPAGKADLSLSKSVSNAYPNVGDEITFTVTVKNDGEATTGVVVKDIFDDSYGCFSYTTSGIGISKGAVTPHSNSTIEWTLDLAAYAQETLTITGWVGCDTPFTNNAEITDSGSKEDKSAGNDWASVTVDPKGTLPPPSDALCYLIADNDAEHQPSHDVLTVLYAGATQDVKVAFTGTSMIEAAAFNPWNRKLYAADARSLGIVDLNTGHYQKIGEFGSGWGVNHHGQRVERGFLDVDGLAFDPYSSDQLFGTVRKTGEPDLLIRIDPATGKAVKGAFGPGQDFVTIQGVHGLTDIDDIAISPWDGTLYAINNRDGQHSRLVTLDRHTGRALKVLDLPLGNVEGLAFYGDGTLYGTAGEGHESIVIIDLNTRKATVQAGLGAGGRDYESIDCLTNGTNRLSAMYYQDLNGDGIFQVGETPAAQRVVQLMRDVDGDRTGDVVVAETHTDASGNAVFEPAATGDFVLKLVEGGESAASVVGFGGQVEVGQLALAATSTSSESLSEVPGGFRIEGNYPNPFNPQTTIAFDIAETARVRLAVVDMLGRELAVLVDGQVSAGRHTAVFDAGNVPSGVYLVRMSTAEHTLTHSMTLIK
- a CDS encoding amidohydrolase family protein, which gives rise to MKRSLVATALLLSACAAPQPDLVIRNAQVLDVDTGELTSASVVVRDGVISEVSPSWSGIADTEVDAEGRVLIPGLVDAHTHVDHPDELNLYPAFGVTGVMVLRGFPNHLTWRSEIEEGTRFGPRMFLTGDYMDGYPPWMQPMLSVRDSASARAAVRRQLDAGFDMIKVYTRLPNELREAIVQETHAAGSCVIGHAGPDTGLDTLVAMGQDNIAHGNDINRWYFNDGDTDENVARTTQTIAAGSRTTVTPNLSWTGGLLAQGTSLDSLLARPVARALHPAILQPFRPANNRYIRNSEEWVPQVRARLEVENAVTLALQEAGVPLLAGTDASTAGVFPGDALHEELRMLVDAGLTPLQALQAATSNAGDFLRRCVNDDLRMGRIAEGYVADLVLLDDNPLEEITHSRSIAAVFTDGQLHTRGQLQARLDSLNAAYNPLRPAVIDLEQALFSGRTDRARVLFDSLRTVYPGEILFSQYTPFFVGFGYLYGENGFSTDPERLDAALDLYSMYAETYPDYHSAHYQLGLTHLARGDTAAARSSLEQAIAIHPDYPDALDRLQGLDD
- a CDS encoding SUMF1/EgtB/PvdO family nonheme iron enzyme — encoded protein: MTRLTPALLLLLVLPARAADLRIENVRVDATNADTSTNTVSLTFDVSWTGSWRTNTNHDAAWIIARFEREPGVWSDLRFAVDGHSAQGVKLKTSPLSSGTSVGLLVLASGQETTQASVSAVWHYGASGLEALPAPANVRLTGIEMVFVPPGPHLVGSPAATNGFYAAGSEDGFWVTSEDELAVGTGDLHYDVPEGEEWTGGDGMGPVPAAWPKGTAGFYIMKFAATEGQYAAMLSTLPTRARMARDVSAYPQYRENGGTITCYESDCVSAMQDKHAAFLTWADGIAFASWAGLRPMTEFEYEKAASGTPDGEKRYDDGNPPVSVYTSRRTSDWGVVDMRGGLWERVVTLGNPQGRAFAGSPGRGFLDELGQPYGFMNPDWPGPQAIGSGFRGGTEGVLGLSATADRTYGAYEASYGNQSQGFRGVLDVR